The stretch of DNA TATCTATTAAATATATACACTATAACACTACTGGTGCTAGTAATTATACTTGATTCAAGAGATTTGAATCAATACTGTGATTCACAATGATTCACACCAACTGTAATAAATGTACACATTAAtgttactgatgatgatgatgatgtgttgaTGATAGTTAGCGCCTCTTTGCTGTATTTTCTGCAtcattaaacaaacagaaagctgAGCACTGGATTCAAATCTAAAAACAAGCATCAAACCCTCTTTGTACCTTCGGTTTCTTCCCAAACAACCAGAGCTTGTTCTTGGTTTTGCTCATCTGGTGTTTGGGGTCGGATCTCGGCCCCGGGGCTCcgtctttgtctctttctcctttgGGTGTACTGCTGATGGTCCCATCTGAACCCGTTCTGCTCAAATTCTGACTGAAGTCCTCGAAGGGGAAGTCGCCTGGGGGTTCAAAGCCGGACTTAAATGATTCCACAACGATGGTTGAATCCTTGGAGAGGAAGGGTAAAAATAGAGGGatgagtgagagaaaaagagaaataccaagaaagtaaaaaacaacatcTTCTTTTTCTACATCTGTTCATGAATAGTAAAAtagcttctctctccttcctttcacccTTCTTATGATCCCTTACTTCTTTTAATCTAGTGCATTTAGTTCTTTATTGGTCAGTTTCTGTTGATTTTTACTCAGTCTCTTGTTGCCCCGGAGATGATTTATTATTAGATATTCTGTATTATCATAATTAAATACCCTTCGCTCGTCGACAGCTTTAGCAGCCGAAACCATTCCTTCTAAGCATTTGGAAATGATGGGAATGACTCTCCGCTCCGACTCAGCGAAGCTCCGGTACGTCTCTCCGAGCTTCACCGTCCGACGTTCGTCCATGTCCTGCAGATTctgaaacaacacaggaaactgAATGAAAACCAGTAACaagacacacactgaactgCCCATACTGACACTTGATGAACAAAGCATTAGAGGTAGCTGATCCTTTCTCTTTGCAGCACTGACGCTCAATCAATATATTAGTAATGGTTTACACGAGACAAGCTGCTAGGTTAAACATTTAATGGGACGCTTTCACAGGGCACTTCACTTTTTCTAACCGTGATACTGGGTTTTCGTGACAGTTCCAAGTTTCAGATATCAGAGAATATATGCATTGAAGCTTGAAAGACaaacagttttagttttttaggcTTCACAGTAGAATCTGAAGCCTATCTGATATGATAGCGCTGCTGTCAATTATTCATGTTGTGAGAATAAGAGCAGTTTCACTCCctgtattaaaaatgtattcaaggTTGTTCACTAAATCAAAttgtgattcattttttaaaaaaaagattcagcTCAGAAGTCCCTTGTAAAATAGATTTTGTATCTCAAAAAGCAACTGATTGATGTAGTTGTGAAGCACAGATGTGAAACTCTGGCGTATAACATTGGTTGCTTTACCTTGAAGATGTGTGGTATGGCGTTGTTGAAATGTTTCCACTGTTCTGCGTTGAAGTTCTGTAGCTGAGCGGCGTACTCGTTCTTACTCTCATCCGCCATGTGAGTCCGCAGGTAGAACTGAGCTTTGGCCTGAGAAGTTACATccacacaaaacattaaaaccacacTGACTTACTGTATAGCTCATCAACCACATGTATGTACTGTCTGTATGATGGTACCATACAATCAAATCTGAGGGTATAATTACTATAGAGCCTaaaagaaaatgattcagtaaCTATTTTGATAGTCGATTCATCTTTTCTGTGATAGttagctgtttttctttgtcctaaatgacagtaaattgaTTCTCATAACATTTGGGGCCAttagttggacaaaacaagcaaagtgAACTAGTactgggcggtatgaccaaaaatgtatatcacagtatttttcaaaataaaagtggtttcacggtatatgacCATATAATCAAATCTGTGGGTATAATTACtacagagctgcaactattagtcAATTCATAAAATGAATCAGTAACTATTTTGATAGTCGATTAATCTTTTCTGTGacaatcagctgtttttcttcATCCTAAATGACAATGGTGAATTGCTTATCTTAAGATTTGGGGCCAttagttggacaaaacaagcaaagtgAACGCATCAACACAATCTCTGAGAATTTTTGAACCCCATTTTTCCACTATTTTTAAGATTTCcatgactaaatgattaactgagatgaatcgataatgaaaataatcatgacTTGAagataaacccagtagagctctgagatctactgactcaggtcagatacttcacatggtgaagcagcttttagctgttaatgctctattctagcattttatttctctctttctgtactttgtttttattattagtgggtgcatgtttttctgtttcatgtaaagcacactgagttgccattgtgtatgaaatgtgctatataaataaaactgccttgccttgccttcatTGATCAAACTTGTAACTAATATCATGAAGGTTTAAGACCATAAACAACACAAACGTAATGTTGAAGAATTCTTTTGTCTTGAACACttcataaaaacaatatattaacaATAAAGCCAAAATTAAAACTACTTTGTCACTATTTGGGTAAATATTTCCACAacagcttctgtttttttccatagTTTTGCTTCTTtcagttattattatatgaGTATGGTTGGAAGCTGCCCAGTTGGATAGTTCCTCGTCCAAAAAACAAGGTTTACAAGCTTCCTGGGCTATGATTTTACCTCtgaaaacactttattttctttcaaactttcaCTTAATCTACCAAGTCTAATTATACACTAAACTGTAAGTGTGGGGGAAAAATTGAGCTGCAGTATAGTTTTATAGGCTTCAATTATATACTTCCAACATTAACTAAAACGGTATGAGGTAGCGAGATGAAGTTTAACTTAAGGTATCAATTTaatgtcaaaaaatgaaaaagtaaaggaataaaaacatttaattgtgattttattgtgttatattttttaagCTAAAGCTCTCCGCTCATTTTGGACTGAAAGTAAACGTCCAGGTATTTAGATAAcgcaaaaaaagaagaagctgaagAGAATTGATCACACCAGTTTATGAATGAATTCCTGATTTACAGcagttatgttttattttggagcCTCTTACCTTCTCCACCTCTGATTTGGTGGCATTGATGTCATTATCTAGCTTGTCGTAGGAAATCTGGGatttctctgcttctctgcacTCTCTCTCAAACTTCCTTTTACTCTGAagatgagaagaaagaaaaaaaagaaaagacagaaggttAAATATATCAAGAAACAGACAATATATATGAGagactgttttattttcaaagagttcagagaaaacacaactgttaaaaaaaaaaaaaatgtgaatgagAGGTAAAAGAGCCaaagaagggaagagggagaTGAATCAGACAAAGATAGTTTACTTCCTGCCAGCCCATCTGGGTTACATTAGTAGTGAAGGAAACACAGTGAATAGCTGAGACATTACAGTCCAGTCACTAGGTAGTCACTATTAAAGTCATGCAGACCACACACTGAAACCCTCACCATCAAaaacaccagagagagagagagagagagggagagagggagagagagagagagagagagagagagagagagagagagagagagagagagagagagagagagagagagagagagagagagagagagagagagagagagagagagagagagagagaagtggccTTACATGAATTCTTTATACATTTAACAAGCAGCAATTAACATTTTCGGTTGTATGGAATCGCTGTGTTTAATTAGAAATTCCTTAATGAGCTGATTGTAAGAAAATAACCgagcaaaatgcaattaaatgaCCTCAGAGGTGAACAAATGGAATCGCTCTCTGGAGCAGTTTTGGAAAGCCAAAAAGGAGGTTGTCACAAGGGCCAAATGTGGCACATGGGTCTTTGGCTATGGGGAGGGGTTGGCCTGCACTGAgaggccctgtgtgtgtgtgtatcttggTCTTTGGTCCACAGTGACTGGGAAGTTTGccaaaacaagaagaagaaagggacactgctgtttttttcacacCCAGGAACAAAAGCTTTAATCCTGTTTCTTATTAATATGGACAGAATGGTACATAGGTGTTTATCATACTAATTTCTAAAGTAAAAGAGAGGTATGAAAGTAAAAGAAATGCCATCCGTGTGCTCAATAACTTTAATTTTAGGGGGAAAACAGATCCCTATTTGTCCTTCATCTACATTGCTTGGCTTTGCTTGCTTTATATCTCCTTAAGTTGCTTGCTATGATTGTCTTAATGCCTTTTTATGTtctatgtgaagcactttgaattaccttgttgttgaaatgtgctctACAAAATAAAGTTGCCTAGCCCAAACACTTTGAttcttctctccatccctccctcctcctcctcctcatcctcatccctccctcctcacttaCGTTGTCCATCTGCTTCCAGCAATGATCCAAATACTGCTGAGCCTTCCTGCCCTCCTGTAGATGCtgctcatttacacacacagacacacacacacacacaagcaaacgAGAGACATTtacacagaaaaatacatagaaaatatataagaacacatacataaaataaagactgaaacaACTTGTGTCACAGTTACATACAACATTAAAGAAAATGGCTCAAGCCAGATATTTACCAAAGGCCAGTGACTGAAATTACACTAAAAACTAGTTACCTGTTCAAAAAGTTGCATATTTCTAGTTAGAACAGCATTTTGGTAAGAggcaaaacattttatatcatatgtatatatatatatatatatatatatatattttttttttactgttacagcctttttttttaatcagcagatgaagttttcttagttttcaTGAAGATGGATCTATTAACATGGACTGGATGAAGAGAAAAGCTAAGTAAGTAGACCTTGAGTTGAGGGGGGAGGGGGCTTTACTTTGTCCAACTCATATTTCCAAGGTCAAAAAATGCAATGACATGCTTAAATTTTAAGCTACCGATGACGacgaccccccaccccccgaaAGTGCTGAGGATGAAATTATGACAGCTACTGCGATCACACATGTAAACAGATtaatctccatgacaactgagctaACCCCCCCATCTGCTGATGACGACCATGTGATACGGCTGAAATGTGCAGAAAAAGCTAGCAAGGGGGCTatgagtttgttttgttttgagaaAGTAccatttaaaattaatttaaatgcctaaaaaatgatttatctaCTTTTGAATTATACTAGTGATAAATTGTACTGGGAGGTAAagagctgagagacagaaacatacTGTCATGGtaataacaaaacacaatgtTACAGTGTTGAGGAGGCTTTTTATCTGCttaattcaaatgaatgatgtttaattataggaaaattaatgttttattatgttgagcttgttttattttattatctaaaGCGCCTGTAGTGTTTCAAcaccataaaacaaacaaaaagtcaCTGCTATAATAATGTTTATACATTCATAGgacaaacattaataaacaagACCATAACAGCCTGTGTACACTGTGCCTCCTCACATTATACATCATTGAGttagatttcatatttcaggaAGAGGGCGCTGTTCTTCCAAAGCGTGTGGATGTCAGATTTTAAGCATGTACAGCACCAGCAGATGGTGGAAGGGGTAAAAAGGCAGATGGTTAACATCACGTTCAACATATTTATCCTCTTGGGGGAagccaaacagaaaaacaaatgcatatGAAGCGACACGGAGAAAAGGGAAAACAGAAACATCCTCTGTGTGACAGGAAGCAACACGTTCTCTAATAAATGTGGTCTTCATTTTCAGTAGATAGCAGTCAGGTTACAAGGATGCATCACCTAAAATAAACCCGTATGTGTCTCCTTTATGCCGTAATATGCAAAGAACGAGCTCGTTAGTGCACTCACATGTTTCCTCTCAGTTTTGAGGTCTTGGCTGTACCTCATCAGCTCTCCATAAACCTTATGAGCCATCTCCTCCGCCACCACCTCCCTCTGACCGGCATAGTCGTTGAGTTCATTCAGTATGGAGTAGAATGACAGACACGATGTGAACCTGCACAACAGACACATGTGATTCagcacactttctctctctggtctgtggccacacacacacatctggattCATGCAGTGTTGATTAACAGCGAAACAAGAGCTTAAataacacacaaatatttaaagTATAATGTTAGAATAAATTGCATATAGTTTCCAATGTTATATTTGCAGAATTCTAGCTTTTGCAGTGACTGCATTAAGTGGAAATCTTCAAATTTCATAGCTAAAATGACTCTTTTTGTacttatttccaaaaatgttgccTTCACAATGTTTCCCTAGCAGTAGCATGGGGAGGAAAATGGATTTACATAAGAGTCTGAAGAAGACCGTGGAGCTAGAAACGTCACACTGGTGATATCCTAataaatctacctgcattgggagctgcagtgtgcagagttttttctttctttcttttacataAAAATCACAATTTGAATTCTGAATTAATTCATAAATCCCATAAAAGTATTGTATGTGTCAGTAGTTTCTCTTCTCCTGCTATGAATACAGGACAAAAAAGGCTAATACGTATAAAACATGTTTCCAAAagttttcagggttttttaaaataaatgaatcaaaaagGTGACATTTATAAAGAGATGGACACAGGTTACTCTATACCTTGATTAACATTTCCATTCTATGTATGATATATGGACCTATGGTGTCAGTCTGACCCTGTGCAGCATTTTAATTGTATGTCCCTTACGTATGTGTGGAGCGAAGCCCAATCTCAAGGTAATTGTTTTGTTCTGTACAGTTAAATTTGCCtgttaatatttatgaatgGCAATAAAAttctaccaaaaaaaaaagaaaacagacctttttctatttattggaatgagttttttaatgttgttttaccATTTACATGAAAAAGTAGTGAGAAACCCAAGAGATTTATATGAGCACACCTCATATACTGAGCAACACCATAAGGTGTGAAAGAGTGTGTCAACAGCCCCATGGCACTTCTTTAATTGAAGGTAATGATGAGAAAGTGggtcaaataaatgtttctcTCTGAATCAGGTTTTTAATTCTCTccttgtgtatgaaatgtgctatataaatgaagcTTTCCTTGAGATGTCTAAAACACTTgctcagtgcactgatgtcacatgaccaaTTAGACCAGAACAGTTTTGGTAAATTTGCAAACAGACAGGATGTGAGGAACCACATCAGACTGTCTGGATCCTAACAAAATGAACAGTCAAACATTATTTTCAGCTCCAGAAAGGGGAAAAACACAGAGGACTTTTCCGCTCTCGCAGTCAGCACAGATCTGAGAAGTAAATTAAAACTGAAGAATGAGGCAAAAATACAACAACGCTGAGCCAACTCACCTCGGCTCCTCATCTTTAGAGCGTTTTGGGCAGTATTTCTTTACCAAGCTCCTGatagaaaagacagagaggcagacaaTGAGGTTACAGATACTGTCTAATACTTTAAAACGTGGCAGACAGTCAGGTAAAGGCAGAggccatctctctttctctctctcacacacacacacacacacacacacacacacac from Scomber japonicus isolate fScoJap1 chromosome 7, fScoJap1.pri, whole genome shotgun sequence encodes:
- the fnbp1l gene encoding formin-binding protein 1-like; the encoded protein is MSWGTELWDQFDNLDKHTQWGIDFLERYAKFVKERLEVEQNYAKQLRSLVKKYCPKRSKDEEPRFTSCLSFYSILNELNDYAGQREVVAEEMAHKVYGELMRYSQDLKTERKHHLQEGRKAQQYLDHCWKQMDNSKRKFERECREAEKSQISYDKLDNDINATKSEVEKAKAQFYLRTHMADESKNEYAAQLQNFNAEQWKHFNNAIPHIFKNLQDMDERRTVKLGETYRSFAESERRVIPIISKCLEGMVSAAKAVDERRDSTIVVESFKSGFEPPGDFPFEDFSQNLSRTGSDGTISSTPKGERDKDGAPGPRSDPKHQMSKTKNKLWLFGKKPKAPSLEDFSHLPPEQRRKRLQQRIDELSKELQKEMDQRDALNKMKDVYEKNPQMGDPISLQPKISETICNMEKLRSEIHKNETWLSEVEGKQSSRGDRRHSADNHHHTPQGRESPEGSYTDDTSQEHHTPHHRTSPPQPGNPNPDPHEFDDEFDDDDPLPVIGHCKALYSFDGQNEGTLVMAEDEVLYIIEEDKGDGWTRARKQSGEEGYVPTSYVEITMEKNSKGS